One genomic region from Mauremys reevesii isolate NIE-2019 linkage group 7, ASM1616193v1, whole genome shotgun sequence encodes:
- the TRPT1 gene encoding tRNA 2'-phosphotransferase 1 isoform X1 has translation MDPGGAESQQPLPRAPGRGSRKSGSRKRHQDQNPDVRLSKALSYVLRHGAAQLGLEMGADGFVDVAALLSLPHFGGVSVADVRHIVETNEKRRFALRPHPSDGRLQIRANQGHSLQQVSELELIPLLEPTALPQTMAHGTYLRHWPAICRGGLSRMGRNHIHLAPGLPGDGHVLSGMRQDCDVAIVIDGPQALADGIQFYRSANGVILTPGDAEGLLPPRYFQRVLQLRPDRHLLPLE, from the exons ATGGATCCAGGGGGGGCAGAATCTCAGCAGCCCCTCCCTAGGGCTCCTGGGAGAGGGAGTCGGAAGTCTGGGAGTCGAAAGAGGCACCAGGACCAG AACCCAGATGTTCGTCTGTCCAAAGCCTTGTCCTATGTTTTGCGTCATGGAGCagcccagctggggctggagatgggtGCTG atgGGTTCGTAGACGTGGCTGCCCTGCTGAGCCTGCCCCACTTTGGGGGTGTCTCTGTGGCCGATGTGCGACACATTGTGGAGACTAACGAGAAGCGCCGCTTTGCCCTGCGCCCCCACCCTAGTGACGGGCGCTTGCAGATCCGCGCCAACCAGGGGCACTcactgcag CAGGTGTCAGAGCTAGAGCTgatcccactgctggagcccacagccctaccccagaccATGGCCCATGGCACTTACCTGCGGCACTGGCCAGCCATCTGCCGGGGGGGCCTTTCCCGCATGGGGCGCAACCATATCCACCTAGCACCTGGGCTGCCCGGAGATGGACATGTCCTCAGCG GGATGAGGCAGGACTGTGATGTGGCTATAGTGATCGATGGGCCCCAGGCGCTGGCAG ATGGGATCCAGTTCTATCGCTCAGCTAATGGTGTCATCCTCACACCGGGTGATGCTGAaggcctcctccctccccggtaCTTCCAGAGagtcctgcagctccggcctgACA GGCATCTGCTACCACTCGAGTGA
- the TRPT1 gene encoding tRNA 2'-phosphotransferase 1 isoform X2, which produces MDPGGAESQQPLPRAPGRGSRKSGSRKRHQDQNPDVRLSKALSYVLRHGAAQLGLEMGADGFVDVAALLSLPHFGGVSVADVRHIVETNEKRRFALRPHPSDGRLQIRANQGHSLQVSELELIPLLEPTALPQTMAHGTYLRHWPAICRGGLSRMGRNHIHLAPGLPGDGHVLSGMRQDCDVAIVIDGPQALADGIQFYRSANGVILTPGDAEGLLPPRYFQRVLQLRPDRHLLPLE; this is translated from the exons ATGGATCCAGGGGGGGCAGAATCTCAGCAGCCCCTCCCTAGGGCTCCTGGGAGAGGGAGTCGGAAGTCTGGGAGTCGAAAGAGGCACCAGGACCAG AACCCAGATGTTCGTCTGTCCAAAGCCTTGTCCTATGTTTTGCGTCATGGAGCagcccagctggggctggagatgggtGCTG atgGGTTCGTAGACGTGGCTGCCCTGCTGAGCCTGCCCCACTTTGGGGGTGTCTCTGTGGCCGATGTGCGACACATTGTGGAGACTAACGAGAAGCGCCGCTTTGCCCTGCGCCCCCACCCTAGTGACGGGCGCTTGCAGATCCGCGCCAACCAGGGGCACTcactgcag GTGTCAGAGCTAGAGCTgatcccactgctggagcccacagccctaccccagaccATGGCCCATGGCACTTACCTGCGGCACTGGCCAGCCATCTGCCGGGGGGGCCTTTCCCGCATGGGGCGCAACCATATCCACCTAGCACCTGGGCTGCCCGGAGATGGACATGTCCTCAGCG GGATGAGGCAGGACTGTGATGTGGCTATAGTGATCGATGGGCCCCAGGCGCTGGCAG ATGGGATCCAGTTCTATCGCTCAGCTAATGGTGTCATCCTCACACCGGGTGATGCTGAaggcctcctccctccccggtaCTTCCAGAGagtcctgcagctccggcctgACA GGCATCTGCTACCACTCGAGTGA
- the NUDT22 gene encoding uridine diphosphate glucose pyrophosphatase NUDT22: MDPEISIMLQCPSPKGLAETDVQAELSPAYDRRQLPGGQAWIDAVWEARCHHSPWLFNGSKFRLHSAQLDGGSLTFRLGLTCYKDFLGTNRAGMARHLQQQGRQDFGDSQAYLAEPLGVGAMVHTADDCFVFLRRSLRVGEAPGLVDIPGGHPEPQAVVGDVPEESICLQDLPRQMVVKEIFTSILREIRDEVNLPLPTLSQPVLLGIARNQTSAGRASAEFYVRCSLTSEQVKQRYEIGGPEAQESTDIIFIKREDVLTLEQTGGMWRELCPSAKGAVRLYTLVQGGG; this comes from the exons ATGGACCCTGAGATCTCCATCATGCTTCAGTGTCCATCTCCCAAGGGCCTGGCAGAGACGGACGTGCAGGCTGAGCTTTCCCCAGCCTACGACCGGCGCCAGCTGCCCGGGGGCCAGGCCTGGATCGACGCTGTCTGGGAGGCCCGGTGCCACCACAGCCCCTGGCTTTTCAACGGCTCCAAATTCCGGCTGCATTCAGCCCAGCTGGATGGGGGCTCCCTGACCTTTCGTCTGGGCCTCACCTGCTACAAGGACTTCCTGGGTACCAACCGGGCTGGCATGGCCAGGCAcctccagcagcaggggcggcaGGACTTTGGGGACAGCCAGGCCTATCTGGCGGAGCCGCTGGGAGTGGGCGCCATGGTGCATACAGCCGATGACTGCTTCGTCTTCCTACGGCGCAGCCTGAGGGTGGGCGAGGCGCCTGGCCTTGTAGACATCCCCGGGGGACATCCTGAGCCACAG GCTGTGGTGGGGGACGTCCCAGAAGAATCCATCTGTTTGCAGGATCTCCCCAGACAGATGGTTGTCAAGGAGATCTTCACCTCCATCCTGCGGGAGATCCGAGATGAG GTCAACCTGCCATTGCCCACCCTAAGCCAGCCAGTGCTGCTAGGCATCGCTCGGAACCAGACCAGCGCAGGTCGGGCCAGTGCTGAGTTCTATGTCAG GTGCAGTCTGACGTCGGAGCAGGTGAAGCAGAGATATGAGATCGGGGGGCCTGAAGCTCAGGAATCCACCGACATCATCTTTATCAAGAGAGAG GACGTCCTGACTCTGGAGCAGACTGGAGGGATGTGGAGGGAGCTGTGCCCGTCTGCCAAGGGGGCTGTCAGACTCTACACCCTGGTGCAGGGTGGGGGGTAG